The nucleotide sequence ACTACCATATCAACGATTATCACCTTTCCACCAGCATCTTTGGGAGGGATAGCTGCCTTGCAATTTTTTAACAGCTTGACACAGTcttcatcaccccaatcatgaaaAACCCACTAAGATGCACAGCAGCCAAAAAAAAGTTACCATTAGTCCCTATATTATTTGAAACTGTAGAGTTTTGTTACAAGAATTTTAGCTGTTCAATTAGTATATATAAGTGGCTAAATATACGACTTTATGAGTTATGAAAGCATATTGTCAAATGAGGATGTGATGTGTGCAAAGGGGAAAAAATATGGAGAGTTTACCTTCAGGAAAACAACATCTGATGGTGGAATGTACTTAAACCTATCGCCAGAAATAAATGACACATAGGCATCACTAGGGGCTTCTGCAACCACATGAGGGAGATCCAACACGGTGCATTTCATCTGCGGGAACGCCTTTGCAATTGCTCTCGCAGCTCCACCGTGCCCTCCAGCGACGTCAACAAGTGAGTTTATGCCAAGAAATACATCACCACACTCCTTCAAGATGATATCCATGAGAAAATTACTATCAGAAACCATTGCGTTATTGATTTGCTGGTTGTAAGTATTGTCCTGGTCAGTCATCTCCCAAATGTCAACGTGAACCTTTTTGAACAGGGACATGGAATGCTCATCTAGGAACCATGAATGCATGCCAAGAAAAGGGGTAATGGCAGTTGTACCAAGCATCAAAGACAGAATAGGAAATATGCTTGATTTAACTTCATCACTAGCGAGAAGGCGTGTGGTTGGGGTAAGCCCATAAGTAACCTCTTTGTCTGGGGAGGCTACTTCATGAACAACAAAGATACCTGAGACGGTGAGCACACGCATGAATCGTAGTAAGCGGGGAAGCTTAGACGAATGGAGTCCAATCTTCATGGCCAACTCAGAAGGGGTCAAAGACCCACCATGGTGTTGGATGGTGTTAGGGATTTGCAGCTCCATCGCACACTTGAGTGCCATGGACTTGACAAATCCCAATGCATGGTGCCAAAGATGAACTTGAGTCTGAAGCAACTCTTGAGAGCTATGCTCGTCTTGAGTAGGTGCCATTTATGTTGAGTTTGTTTTTCCTTGAATGTGTGGGTGGAATGGTGTCATGTTGGCTGGTCTATTTATATCCAAAAACTAACCATTGCAAAGTACGGCCATGAGTAATTAGTTATTTGGGCCTTGTTTGGAAAAAAAGGAAAAGCATCAGAATTTTGATGGATAGGATTTCTATATATTAACTTTTAATTAGTGCCGTTTGGATCAAAGGAATTGCTGTCCTACTACGTTCCTGAAGTTCCTcgtgttttcttttgtttctaccaACAATTTCTAAATTTTTCCAGAGTGAAATCCAAACGACAGTTTTGCAATTTTTCTGTGATTTTAGTTAAGTAGAAATTCATGATACACGACATCTTAAACGCCTAGTCATCCTCATGCGTGCACGGCCATCCCAACGCTATATACCGTTCCAATTTTATCGGGTGTCCTCGAAGGGGCTAGGAAACACGACATCTTAGGAGGTGTTTGTTTCCAGAaactttttagtgtagggactagaaaaaatcttttttagagactttttaaccaaataggagggactactagggactaaaagttgctttttcgaactaaatgaagaagactctcaaggagagtcttttttgtactttttgggacttttccaacaatgacCCTCCCTACACCCGTTGCCCCGCcgtcccatggtgttgtttggttgttatttttctgtatactaggggtaacatggtcatttaataacctctagagagggactagagactttttagtccCTAAAAACAAACAggaagggactttttagggactagggactttctAGTTGGGACTAGAGAAAAAACAATTAAGACTCTGTTTGGTTCTTAATTCCAATGGTTTTTTCTATTTCTGTGTTTCGATTCTTCCTAAAAGAAAGCATCTCCCTCAAAGAAAATACTCCCCCTATCTCTAAATATAACTCCTTTAGAGATttgaatatggactacatacggatgaatatagacgtattttagagtgtagattcactcattttgctttgtatgtagtccatattaggatctctaaaaagacatatatttgaGAACGGATGGAGTATTATGGTAAATGTCCACGGATTGAAATAATAAATCAGAACAGTTATTCagactttttttttgagaaaacttccaagctattcatcttcaatcaatgcaatacaacgaacatcagaaataataaaaattacattcaggttcgtagaccacctagcgaccaCTACAAGCACTAAAGCAAGGCGCTATTCAGACTTGTGATAGTAGGTGATCTTACGTTCATTTATGTACGTAAGCATGCCGTCGAAAGCAGTAAAGAAGATTTCtaaatttatttcaaaattttcggCGATGCGCTATGCTGGTGCGGTCTCAgggagatgctcataggggtagagtgtgcgtgtgtgcgttcatatgaATAACTGTACGCGCGTACGTGTGAACGTctgcgtttgtactgtgttaaaaaacaaaaaaaaatagaaacatgCGCTTACCGAGAAAATCTCCACGTGCCGGAGCCAGACGGGACAGGTGGTAGACACGAACAGACCCACGACGCACGAACGCTGAACGGTGCATGCAGCCGATGAGCAAGCAACCTCAGCCCACTCAGGTTGCCACGTTATGCGGCCTTCCGACGTGCCATAGCCTGGGTGTGACGAGGTAACAGCCAAAACCCACCGCCCCGGCGAGTTGGCTGGCATCGCGTTGGACGGTTCTCACGGTCGGAGGCGTCGAACCGAAGACGGAAGACGGAACACGAGTGGGGTGGGCGACTAGCGCGATTGCCGCGGGAGCGTTTGGTTGCTCGTACCCACTTCAAACAGATTGCACAGAGACTGcacttaaacaggtccaaaaaataagagtaaataacataaaactactactttacaggctaggaTTTCAAAAAACTACTGATTTTTAATTTTCCTCAGATAACTATCAAATGGGTGGTCGGTTGTTTCAAAAAACCCTAAAGACCGTGCTATCTAGAATTGATCCGGTTTCTGACAGGTCGGGTCCACCCCTAAACAAACCATTTGTTTGACTGgttgtttgaccgttaactgagATCTGGGGCCACATGTCAGCCATGGAGCAAATAATAAAAGAGATTTGTTAAAAAGCCCCCCGGGCGAAAGGTGGAGGACGAGGACCAGATCGAGGGGGAACTGCTCCCTCTGCCGCCAGCCCACCCATCGCCGACGATCACTGGGGCTCAACCCCGATCATTCCTCCCGCCCACCTCCTTCTCACCGAACCTCTCTACGCCCACCGCCGGGCCAGCGACCGCCACATGCTGGTGGTGCCTACCGAAGATGCGGCGACCCATGGCGGCACGACAGGGCAACACCAGGCAGAGTACCATGGTGGCGCGACGCGGAGACACCAGGCGGAGTaccatggtggcgcggcggcgaccAATGGCGGCTCGACGGGGCGACACCAGGCGGAGTACCATGGCGGCGCGGCGCGACGACACCAGGCGGAGTACCATGGTGGCGCGGAGGCGACCAATGGCGGCTCGACGGGGCGACACCAGGCGGAGTACCATGGCGACGCGGCGCGACTACACCAGGCGGAtcgccatggcggcgcggcggagaGCCCATGCGGCGCCATGGCCGCGCGGCGGTGACCCCATGCGACGCAGTGCTGACCCTAGGCGGAGCGCCGTGGCAGCGCGACCACAGTGACTccaaggacccgattgctttttaaaTATTATtatagggacccgattgctttttaaaaatatttgaagGGGTTATTCTATACAAAATTGATGaaagagacactgacatgtgggccccacatgctAGTTAACGGTCAAACACACAGTCAAAGAGACGGGTCGTTTAGGTGCGGGCTCGGCCTATCATAAACAAGTTTAATTTTTAAACCACGTGCATttggggttttttgaaacagccgaccatccatttggtagttatctgagaaaaattaaaaatcggTAGTTTTCTTGAACCCTAGCctataaagtagtagttttatgctatttacttcaAAAAATAGTCATTTTAGGAGGCGTTTGATAGCATATAGCACACTCTATCAACCATACTGGCGTGGTGTAAAAATAGCTCGTTTGATGGTCTGGTCTGCATCCAAATTTTGATCTGCCTATCAAATCAGGCCAAGTCAGCATGTACATAATTTACGTAAGAATTATTACATATATGCCCGTGAAAAAAAGAATTATTAAATAGATGTAGCAAAGCTTTTAAAGTATCTACAGCCAGGCCCGTTAGGAACGATCGAATCGGTCGTTTCCACTTAGTCAGGCTCACGACGTGCATGGGAGGGGAATGCGAAGCCGAGCTCATGCGAGCAGGGGGATGGCACGAGCTCGGGCATCCCAAAATAGCAGTGGAAGGAATTGGACCTTATTTAGTCCCCTACAACTCTCCGCCAGAACCCCTACCACCATTTTCCTCCTTCAAGCTCCTCATCCCGCACGGATTCTTCACCGACAAGCAGGTAAGCGCGTTTTTCTGTGACCAGCAGTAGACGGCGGTGGTGATttgtcttcctcctcttctccgacATGTTTAACGCTTCCACTCGGCTTTACTGATGGTTGTAAGTTCgatcactccccccccccccccccccttactcaTTCAAGCTTAGATCTATAAGCAAGTGGTAGAAGTAGTAGATCTGTGAGTATGTGGTAGCATTAAAGACTATTGATCTATGAGCATGTGACGTTGTGGTAGATAGTGGTGATGCATGGATTGGTAGCATGCTAGGTTTTGCTTGTAGGCTttaatgatgttcatgttgttttcAACGTTGGTTTCGATAATACTATGATAGATGTCGCACAAGCTTATGAATCAGACCATGTGTAGTGTGCTAGTTTGCAAGTATCATCAATACGTAGGTTTGGTAGTATGTTGAACTCAATGGTATAGTATGTTGAACTCAGTGGTATGCTTTCAGCACATTAACTATGTTGAACTTTGCGATCCATGTGTACCATGTTTATTGTTCATGTTTAGTAGTCTTTCTTACTGTTCATGTGTACCTTGTTCCACTAGTCCTAATGCTAATGTTGTAGGACATGAGCACCCAAGACTTTCGTAAGGCCATTGTCTAGTCCGAGAACCAAGTTTTGTCGTCCTATATTGAGGACTCCCAGCCTTCGATCGACGAGCACATGCCTCTGAATAAGGATGTGTTCGAGGGGCCTACTACGTAGCCTAGCATTTGTGCTGGTGGTGTCAAATGCTACTTTTGTTGCTGCACATAAGGCAGCCATCAAGGTTGGGAAGGCAAGGGTATCTAGCAAGGGTAAGTCGATGAAATGTCAGTCGTTCTTGTCCAACTTTGTGCTTAACAAGATGTATGAGCTCATATTTGGTTGGGTGAGAACTGACAAGGGCTTCAATAAAATGCATTTAAACTCTATTGTGAAGCAGGCTCTCAAGTTCCCTGGCCAAGAGGTCATCTAGGAACCATGAGTTCATGCCAAAAAAGGGGGCAAGGACAGTTGAATCAAGTAGCAACGACAGAATAGGAAATAAATTCAATTTAACTTCATTGCTAACGAGGAGGCAAGTGGTTGGGGTAAGCACATAAACAGCCTTCCTGTCTGCCGTGGTGGATTCATGAACAACAAAAATGCCTGATACGGTGAGCACCCGCATGAGCCATCGTAAGCGGGGAATCTTTGATGGATGGAGCCCGATCTTTGCGGTGAACTCAGAAGGGGTCATAGCCCCACCATAGTGTTGGACGGTGTTAGGGGTTTGCAGTTCCATTGCACATTTGAGTGCCATGTAAGACAAATCCCAATGCATGGTGCCAAAGGTCAACTTGAGCCTCGAGCAAATCCTGAGAGCTATTCTTGGTTTGAGTGGGTGACATTTTGTTGAACTTGCTTTGGTTGGTTATGGGTGGGATTGGACACATGCCTGCTGGTCTATATATGCACAGACTCAACTTGCTAAGGGCACAACGTGGGGCCATGTGTAATAAGTTATTTTTAAGAACGATGAGAAATATACTTGCCAGGAtttattttttgcaggaaaaaaatATCAGGCTCTGCTCTTGAATTTTTTCTGTTAGACACCGAAAGTGGAAGACATATTTTTGCCACACCTACTGAAATGGTtgcacatattttgcttcgtaaAAGGGCACCaataggcgccggtgcgccggcccaaacTTTGGGCCGGTCCAACCCTAGGCGTTCGATGCGATGCGTAGAAACCGTTAGATCGGAAGCATCCCGTCCCACTCCCGCATCCCCCGCGTGCACGACTCTCTCTTCCCCACCTCCTCATCTCAAATCAGGATACGGCCGACCTTTAAATGCACCAGATTGCCGCCGCTCGCCGGATCGCCGCCCTTCCTCCCAggttccacccccccccccccccccccccccaaagaccGCAGTTCTGGTAGCCCAGCGACCATGCTTGCAGCGGCTCGCCGCGGTGGCCACCATTGCTCTGAAAAAAGCTTCAGTTGTCGCAGCTTTAGAatcactggttccagcaaaaacaaatgCTGGTTGAAGCAAAATTTCTAGCCGGTTGCATCAAAAAAGCTCTCGATCCCAGCAAAAAGAAAAAATGCATCTCTGGAAAACGCTGGCTCCAGCAAAAATATAGATGGTTCCAGCATAAAAGATGGCTAGTTGAAGCAAAAATTCTCACTGGCCGCATAAAAAAAATACCCGCCAATTCCAGTAAAAGAAaaatgctggttccagcaaaaaaatatagatggttccagcaaaaatgctccatggttccagcaaaaaatggcTGGTTGAAGCAAAAATAAAACCTGCTGGAGAACGCGGCTGTTGGTTCCAACATTTGGCTGCCACGGTTGCAACACCTCACgtcgccggttccagcaaaaagtTGGCCGGTTCCAGCATCCTTGGCGCATCGCCGCACTTTGCCCCGCCCCCGTCGCAGCTCTTTCAATGTACTGTTGCAGCAGGCCACAACGCGGTTCCAGCTTCCGCCGAGGCCGGTTGCAACATGCCCGCTATGGTTCGCGTCTACTCCGGTGACCGGTCGCTGTTCATAGCACGGCCTCGTCGGAGCCTACAGCGCGACGCCGGACGCCAACGGGGTGTGGTGGCACACGGCCAGGCCGTCGCCCCAGGGCAAGTGGCTGTCCGGCGTGGCCGGTCGCGGCGCGCGGTCCCAGCCCCCGACGCTACGCCGACGACCTCACCTGCCAACAGCGGGGGTGGACTGGTTGATGTGTGGTGGGCGGCCATTGCCTAAGTGCTTGGGCGAGGAAAGACTAGATGTGGGAGGAAGAAAAGCAAATGAGTGGCTGGGAGAAGAGCTACGAGAGGATAAGGGATGAGTAGTGGGCCTATTAGCAACAACAATTAAGCGAGTGCGCGGACGCGACCGGCTGTAGGTTCGGCCGGCGCGCCGGCTCGAAACGTTTCCCTTCGTAAAAACCTATAGTTGAACAAGAAAAATAATCACTTGGCAGTTGGCAGTAAATTTTATTCCTTGGGGCATACAAGCTACCAAATTACACACCTCAAGAAAATAGAGCGATTCCGTAAGCATGAGTTCCATTTGTGATATAATAAAACGCTATCTTATCACACGGTCAAGACACGCTTCTCACACCCCAAATATAGAAATTTTCTAGTAGCTGCCTACATTTTTAGAGAGAAGGCCAAATGCTCTGCTTTATATAGAAAAGCAGGAGTTTCAGTGGGAAGGGCAGCGTCgcaaactcacaacacaagagctGCAAAAACAAAACAAACAGGCAGCAACCAGACTGCCGAAGAAAGGCTGCCCACACATGCCACTAACAAAATATGCTGAATCTCTCTCGCCTTGTTATGAATCGTCTCTTTTGACCGATCATTGCCTCACTACGCTACGCTGTGCCGCATAGAGGAGCATCCACTACGAACAAACAAGAGCAATCATAAAGCGCATCCAAGCGGAAACTTTTGCTTCAAGGGGAAATTAGATTTCCAAAGATCCATTATCCCACGCCCACTACCAGTGATATCGCGGGACGCTGCTTACTTCTTGCCTACTAGGCGGCCGTGCAGGTGCAGTAACTAACTTCTTCGTGAATGAGTGTCGTCAGCAGTGTTGCTTGGGCATATGGACAGAGGTGAGAGGTGTGAGGTGTCCGAATCCGGCTCAAATTTGGCTGGCAACTCTATCCACAGCCCATCAGCAATTTTTATATAGATTCTATATGAAATTGCTGATGCCGCAAACAATTTTCTTTGTCGCGACAGCTCTATCCACAGCCAGAAAATCTAGTCCAGCAATGGAAAGAATAAGGGAGTGCGCCGACTGTTTAGAGACGGGATTCTAATAAgttcatagggatagggtgtgcgtctTTAAGGACGTGTATGTGCATGTATGTGAGGTCTGTAGAGTGTTTCTAtatttttttttttgaacatgtaCTAATATGTAGGCCCCACAACAATGGACATCAGCTCTATCCGGGAGTAGAGCAGGCGAGTAGCTCATCTTGGCAGCACACACCTCCCACAGCTTCTCCTCTACAACCACAACCACTTGGCAAGGTACAAAACAATTCCTTCCTTCCTTGCAGGTGGCAAATCAGGTAATCTTCGACTGTCACAGAACGCTCTACACACCCTGCTCTTCCCCAAGTACAGTAGGGACAGCCAACACATTCATTACCATGGCATATCCTAACAGCTTCCCTGCTACTGTACAACCGAATGATTTCATGCCCAAACACCTGTCATGTGTAAACATCACTGCCATTACGTTTGCGAATTCTTCAGGTTGCAGCAAGCACCTGAAATGATAGAAATCACAAACAGTCTTTACTCTCCATGCAGCTACACTACTAACTGTGTTTTCTCCACGCATGCAAACTTGCTGGCAATCCAACTTTGAATTCATATTGCAGCATCACTTTTGTCATCTCTCCATTGCCAGGGCCTGCGCTGCATTCATGCAACTTGATGTAAGCAGGCGGTAGAATAAAGATATAGGCCGGCTAGTTCCACTTCCAGGCTCCAGCTGCTCACATCAGGAGTCAAAGTAGATGAAATACTATATGATTATGCAATGCAGCTGAGCTGAGTTTAAGCATGTCAAGGTTTTCCATTGCCAGGTAGTACTATATAATAGTGTAGAGCTGCTAACTTAACTGTCCAAACCATGCATCCTATCGAATGAATGAACCACCAGAGCAAATAGCCAATACAGAAAGGGAAATAGTTACATAAGATCCAGCCAGTTCATAGGCAATGGGTCTATTGCTGGTAGGCCTACTGAATTGGCTTAGTTTCTTTCCAAGTAGTTTAACATATCACCAAGGGATTTGATGTTTCCCAGTGGCATTAATTAATTAGCGCCATGTTAAAAGAATTGACTAAAAACGAAGAACAACTGCGAAGCAGAGAAAATGGAACAGTACCCGATTGATTAAGTGGAGACGACGGTCTGATCTGATCTTTCTAGCTAGCTATATCGTGCACTTTCTCCTTTTCTCGATCTGATGTCTGTCGTCAGCGTGCTCCTTGTTTCCTTGTTTTTATTTCCTGAACAGGATGCAACTGCTACTATTTCCTGCTTCCCCTCTGCAGCCATTGTGTGGACTAAGCAGATGAAATTAAAATGGAGCCAATAGGAGGGACTTACAAAACAAGTAAATAGACAAAGCATTCGAGCAAACACATTAAGAGGGAGCAGTCAGCGTACAGTTGTGTTAATTTACCTCCAGATTCGATCAAGTGCTGGGACAGTATATCCCTCACCCTGGCAGCATCCTCCTCTGCCACCTGTCGCACTTGCTCAGTGTAATTCTCCTGATTGCTATGCATATCTGCGGCCTCTTCCTCCAAGTCTATCACAATGTTATGCAAAATGCAGCATGCATAGATAATTTGAGGAAGCCGACACGAACTGGCCGAGCGCCACATCTCTCTGTCTAGGACCTTCCAAGTGTCTTTCAACCTTGTGAGCGCGGCCAACATAACATCTGTAGCTGCAGAGTGTCTCCTGTTGAACTCGGCTTGATAAGGAGGGAAATCTGCAGAGGAGTCCTTGTCTTCCAGGTGGTAAGGTGTGAGGAGCCAGGGGAGAAGAGGGTATCCTGCATCACCAATTATGTATTCTCCAACTTGCCATCCATCTGATAAATTCAACTTGCTACCATTCAGCCAAGTACCCTCCTCACAGGACATGAAGAGTCCAGAGTCATGCAGAAGGCTTGATTGGTTCATGCTACCAGGCAGTCCCAACCAAATGTTTGTAAACCTCATATCTGGATCAACGACGGCTTGCATTAGCAAGCCGTCATTCTCCTCATGGTCACAGTTTTGTGATCCAAATGTGATGTGGGCTGTACGTACAACACCGCAGCAGTTCTGCAGGCCATGGATCTTGCCAAACTTGCGCTTGATCTTCTCCATTTTAGCAGAGCCAGGATAGTTGAATTGGTGGTATGCTCGCTCCCACAAAGCCTCAACAAATATCCGAGTTACCATCAATACAGTTGACTCGTTCACACCAAGGGAGGATCCTACAGTAACCGGTGACTCACCAGAGTTCAGCATCCTCAAAGCAATGGCCACTCCATCTTGTAAAGATAGCACTCTCCCATCAATAAAGGTGTGATCCCAAGGCATCATATATTCAAAAACTGGGATCCTCACCAAGCTGCAGACGTGACTGAAGGTACTTCTTCTCATTTTGTACACAGCCACGAATCCTTCTGTGTCCACCATAAAAGATGATAATCTATCtgcatggcaagaaaaatacaGAACTGGTTACATAATCTCTAATTTGCAAGACAAGAACTAACATATAACTCAACATTTGTTGAACTCAAGGTAAAACTAGCAGAACAAGTGAAAAAAAAAGATAAATACTTGCAACATATACGAGGAAGTGCAACCAAATCAGAAAGTACCCATAAAACAACCCACACGTACAACTAGTGTTGCATGTCTGGAACAACTTAACATCCATGTTTATATGTCATCTTAAACAGCTAGTCATGCGAAACAAAAAAATGTGCGGAATATATTCAGTCTCTGTGCAATATATATGGATGAAAAGCAGAAGATAAAATAAAACTACCTTATAAATTACCAGAGTCAGAGTGCTCAAACAAACTAAGACAAATCTCATATGTTTGATTTTCTGTACCTGAAAATATCATGGAGCTGCTAATATTTGAATCCAACTTGAAGTTGTCTCCCCTCGTGTATAACACATACCATTTTCTTTGGTTGTCTCCGTCAGGCGTATATGCCTGGACATGCTCCACATGGCTGAACTTGTCCCACTCAAGACCAGATTGTCCTGCGGCTATAGAAGATAGCAACCATATTCTGCAGAGCAGCTGCAAATGCCTTAGCTTTATATATCGCATGTATTCTGGGAGTTCTTCCATGACGTAATCCTCCAGGACCAATCTCTCAAGTACAGGGATACTCTCTAGCACCTTCAACTTTGGGCAATCGGTGATTGTGAGCTTCTGCATATTGGGCAGATTGGTTATCCTCTCCAGATCAGGGCTTCCACACACTGTAAGCTCAACAACAGAAGAAAAGCCCTCAAGGCAGTTGAGGTGTTGGACGTCTTCTACAAATAATTCCTTCAAAGCATGTGCGTTGGAGGCAAGGCCAGGAGGAGCACGCCTCAGTTTGCAATTAATGAGCCAAAGCTTCTCCAAACGGGGCATGGCTTCTACATGC is from Triticum aestivum cultivar Chinese Spring chromosome 1B, IWGSC CS RefSeq v2.1, whole genome shotgun sequence and encodes:
- the LOC123096168 gene encoding acetylserotonin O-methyltransferase 1 isoform X1 produces the protein MAPTQDEHSSQELLQTQVHLWHHALGFVKSMALKCAMELQIPNTIQHHGGSLTPSELAMKIGLHSSKLPRLLRFMRVLTVSGIFVVHEVASPDKEVTYGLTPTTRLLASDEVKSSIFPILSLMLGTTAITPFLGMHSWFLDEHSMSLFKKVHVDIWEMTDQDNTYNQQINNAMVSDSNFLMDIILKECGDVFLGINSLVDVAGGHGGAARAIAKAFPQMKCTVLDLPHVVAEAPSDAYVSFISGDRFKYIPPSDVVFLKWVFHDWGDEDCVKLLKNCKAAIPPKDAGGKVIIVDMVVGSGPNDIVARETQVLYDLFIMSIEGIEREELEWKKIFMEAGFGDYKIISVLGVRSVIELYP
- the LOC123096168 gene encoding O-methyltransferase ZRP4 isoform X2, which gives rise to MAPTQDEHSSQELLQTQVHLWHHALGFVKSMALKCAMELQIPNTIQHHGIFVVHEVASPDKEVTYGLTPTTRLLASDEVKSSIFPILSLMLGTTAITPFLGMHSWFLDEHSMSLFKKVHVDIWEMTDQDNTYNQQINNAMVSDSNFLMDIILKECGDVFLGINSLVDVAGGHGGAARAIAKAFPQMKCTVLDLPHVVAEAPSDAYVSFISGDRFKYIPPSDVVFLKWVFHDWGDEDCVKLLKNCKAAIPPKDAGGKVIIVDMVVGSGPNDIVARETQVLYDLFIMSIEGIEREELEWKKIFMEAGFGDYKIISVLGVRSVIELYP